One genomic region from Nymphaea colorata isolate Beijing-Zhang1983 chromosome 12, ASM883128v2, whole genome shotgun sequence encodes:
- the LOC116265246 gene encoding auxin-responsive protein SAUR32, whose product MAMFKNAARNFHKKLTRSREDVKEGHFAVLAMHEGYSKRFVVPLSYLSHPAFIRLLEEAEEEYGFYQQSILTVPCHPSELENILAGQWKKERRISSPW is encoded by the coding sequence ATGGCAATGTTTAAGAATGCTGCCCGTAACTTCCACAAGAAACTCACTCGTTCAAGGGAAGACGTGAAGGAGGGTCACTTCGCTGTATTGGCCATGCATGAAGGCTATTCGAAGAGGTTTGTGGTGCCATTGAGTTACTTGAGCCATCCTGCTTTCATAAGGCTGCTAGAAGAAGCCGAGGAGGAGTATGGCTTTTACCAGCAAAGCATCCTCACGGTCCCTTGCCATCCAAGTGAACTAGAGAACATCTTGGCAGgacaatggaagaaagaaaggcGAATTTCATCTCCGTGGTAG